In Myxococcus stipitatus, the following are encoded in one genomic region:
- a CDS encoding serine/threonine-protein kinase → MIESNAPTNGAPPDLVDPLLGRVLNERFRILETLGAGGMGRVYKAIQAPLDRLVALKVLNPHYNDEGKDPGFQKRFFLEASVTAKLRHPNTVTVIDYGKTEDGIYYIAMEYLDGLTLSQLLTQVGPLPWARALNITQQVARSLREAHKVGLIHRDLKPANVMVLNQETDHDIVKVLDFGLVKSFIGDTDIQDTSLTQAGIILGSPQYMAPEQARNIADPRSDVYSMGVVLYQMLMGQPPFLAAQSIDVIVKHINEPPPAFGAIWPGHGCPAEVEALVMKCLAKQPVDRYQSMDEVLEAMRRLAHAVGVSGVFSGPRLTGTGSGPRSGPISGPLGSAAVGSGPSTMALDIAVEEPAQKPARRLWPLALVGGVLLVGGGVAAMFATRPSEPQPLAPMAAPTAQNPKSPTPSGEPQAPAKAPPPPSSELGSDGEELALAPLVSPTGPTVRFVIDSEPSGARVRYRGKDLGPTPVNLKVPQEDDGTARAELTFTLEGYQPATVVAVGSGSEEPFLHKLKKKSSPRPTRPAASDSNDKFKDNPY, encoded by the coding sequence ATGATCGAAAGCAACGCCCCGACGAATGGCGCCCCTCCCGATCTGGTGGACCCGCTGCTGGGCCGGGTTCTCAACGAACGCTTCCGCATCCTGGAGACCCTGGGTGCCGGAGGCATGGGCCGCGTCTACAAAGCCATTCAGGCACCGCTGGACCGGCTCGTCGCGCTGAAGGTCCTCAACCCTCACTACAACGACGAGGGCAAGGACCCGGGCTTCCAGAAGCGCTTCTTCCTGGAGGCCAGCGTCACCGCGAAGCTGCGCCACCCCAACACCGTCACCGTCATCGACTACGGCAAGACGGAAGACGGCATCTACTACATCGCGATGGAGTACCTGGACGGGCTCACGCTCAGCCAGCTGCTCACGCAGGTGGGGCCGCTGCCGTGGGCGCGCGCGCTCAACATCACGCAGCAGGTGGCCCGCTCGCTGCGCGAGGCCCACAAGGTCGGCCTCATCCACCGGGACCTCAAGCCCGCCAACGTCATGGTCCTCAACCAGGAGACGGACCACGACATCGTCAAGGTGCTCGACTTCGGATTGGTGAAGTCGTTCATCGGCGACACGGACATCCAGGACACGTCGCTCACCCAGGCCGGCATCATCCTGGGCTCGCCGCAGTACATGGCGCCGGAGCAGGCGCGCAACATCGCCGACCCGCGCAGCGACGTGTACAGCATGGGCGTGGTGCTCTATCAGATGCTGATGGGCCAGCCGCCCTTCCTCGCGGCGCAGAGCATCGACGTCATCGTCAAGCACATCAACGAGCCACCTCCCGCCTTCGGCGCCATCTGGCCCGGACACGGCTGCCCCGCGGAGGTCGAAGCGCTGGTGATGAAGTGCCTGGCGAAGCAGCCCGTCGACCGCTACCAGTCCATGGACGAGGTGCTGGAGGCCATGCGCCGCCTCGCGCACGCGGTGGGCGTCAGCGGCGTCTTCAGCGGCCCGCGTCTGACGGGCACCGGCAGCGGCCCTCGCAGCGGTCCCATCAGCGGCCCGCTGGGCTCCGCCGCCGTCGGCTCCGGCCCCAGCACCATGGCGCTGGACATCGCCGTCGAGGAGCCCGCCCAGAAGCCCGCGCGCCGCCTCTGGCCGCTGGCCCTCGTGGGCGGCGTGCTGCTCGTGGGTGGCGGTGTCGCGGCCATGTTCGCCACGCGCCCCTCCGAGCCTCAGCCCCTGGCGCCCATGGCGGCCCCCACCGCCCAGAACCCGAAGAGCCCCACGCCCTCCGGCGAGCCGCAAGCCCCCGCCAAGGCCCCGCCGCCGCCGTCCTCGGAGCTGGGCTCGGACGGGGAGGAGCTGGCGCTGGCGCCGCTCGTCTCCCCCACAGGTCCCACGGTCCGGTTCGTCATCGACAGCGAGCCGAGCGGCGCGCGCGTGCGCTACCGCGGCAAGGACCTGGGCCCCACGCCCGTGAACCTCAAGGTGCCTCAGGAGGATGATGGCACCGCTCGCGCGGAGCTGACCTTCACGCTGGAGGGCTACCAGCCCGCCACCGTGGTCGCGGTCGGCTCTGGCAGCGAGGAGCCCTTCCTCCACAAGCTCAAGAAGAAATCGAGTCCCCGGCCCACGCGGCCCGCTGCTTCTGACTCGAACGACAAATTCAAGGACAACCCCTACTAG
- a CDS encoding ABC transporter substrate-binding protein, with protein MNGHLTELLSAAPPYPRRVVCMTEETTEVLYRIGAGELVVGVSGFTVRPPEARKKPRVSSFLDANFERILELKPDLVLGFSDLQADLGRELCKRGVPVYLFNQRAVAEILQTVRLIGALVGRAEAAEKLAAELTANLERHSDAALALPRRPRIFFEEWHEPLISGIRWCSELVELVGGEDICRESRASQGAKGRIFEPEEVARRNPDGVIASWCGRKAKRDKIASRPGWSQVRAVVDDQLYEVKSSLILQPGPAALSDGVEKLARIVAAIARGEKLPVPKGADLRGA; from the coding sequence ATGAACGGCCACCTGACCGAGTTGCTTTCCGCCGCGCCACCGTACCCGCGGAGGGTGGTGTGCATGACGGAGGAGACGACGGAGGTGCTCTACCGGATTGGCGCGGGGGAGCTGGTGGTGGGCGTGTCGGGCTTCACGGTGCGGCCGCCGGAGGCGCGCAAGAAGCCGCGGGTGTCGTCGTTCCTGGACGCGAACTTCGAGCGCATCCTGGAGTTGAAGCCGGACCTGGTGCTGGGCTTCTCCGATTTGCAGGCGGACCTGGGCCGCGAGCTGTGCAAGCGGGGCGTGCCCGTGTACCTGTTCAACCAGCGCGCGGTGGCGGAAATCCTCCAGACGGTGCGGCTGATAGGGGCGCTGGTGGGGCGCGCGGAGGCCGCGGAGAAGCTGGCCGCCGAGTTGACGGCGAACCTGGAGCGGCACTCGGACGCGGCGCTGGCGTTGCCTCGCCGGCCGCGCATCTTCTTCGAGGAGTGGCATGAGCCGCTCATCTCCGGCATCCGCTGGTGTTCGGAGCTGGTGGAGCTGGTGGGCGGCGAGGACATCTGCCGCGAGTCGCGAGCGTCCCAGGGCGCCAAGGGGCGCATCTTCGAGCCGGAGGAGGTCGCACGCCGAAACCCCGACGGCGTCATCGCGAGCTGGTGTGGCCGCAAGGCGAAGCGGGACAAGATTGCGTCGAGGCCGGGCTGGTCCCAGGTGCGGGCGGTGGTGGACGACCAGCTCTACGAGGTGAAGAGCAGCCTCATCCTCCAGCCGGGCCCGGCGGCGTTGTCGGACGGCGTGGAGAAGCTGGCGCGCATCGTCGCGGCGATTGCGCGCGGCGAGAAGCTCCCCGTGCCCAAGGGCGCGGACCTGCGCGGCGCCTGA
- a CDS encoding OsmC family protein → MEGFPLRLKWRGSTAEEYSRDAVAGAEGKPDLSVSAGTGYGGNGAHWNPEDLLGASLAQCHLLTFLALAKKLRLDVRDYDDSVTVVLEAVEKVKRVTQVRLAPVIRVAPGTDVEKVREMFFKAHKYCFIGQSITAQVVMEPTIEVLPA, encoded by the coding sequence GTGGAAGGGTTTCCATTGCGGCTCAAGTGGCGGGGCTCCACGGCGGAGGAGTACAGCCGCGACGCGGTGGCTGGCGCGGAGGGCAAGCCCGACCTGTCGGTGAGCGCGGGGACCGGGTACGGCGGGAATGGTGCCCACTGGAACCCGGAGGACCTGCTGGGCGCGTCGCTGGCGCAGTGTCACCTGCTCACGTTCCTGGCGCTGGCGAAGAAGCTGCGCCTGGATGTGCGTGATTACGACGACTCCGTCACGGTGGTCCTGGAGGCGGTGGAGAAGGTGAAGCGGGTGACGCAGGTCCGCCTGGCGCCCGTCATCCGCGTGGCGCCGGGGACGGATGTGGAGAAGGTGCGCGAGATGTTCTTCAAGGCGCACAAGTACTGCTTCATCGGTCAGAGCATCACCGCGCAGGTGGTGATGGAGCCGACCATCGAAGTGCTGCCGGCCTAA
- a CDS encoding sulfotransferase domain-containing protein, with protein sequence MTRAEARRSQPSPRLPTSIQRILALPAQDGRVFAPADIRVEPSDVFVASFPKCGTTWMQQIVHGLRSGGSMDFEEISLVVPWLECPPIPGLDLGGPQVARPRAFKSHLRWDDIPKGGRYIYITRAPADAFVSFYYFLSGWMFEPDAFSLEDIYEGVFVNDLLFGTYWEHLRSWWQVREREDVLLMTYEDLIQDLEGSVRRIGAFMGLSVDDALAATVTRQATFAFMHAHERQFDDHPTTAILNTLAELPPDVRTTKVRTGRIGDSARLPASIHAALDSAWREHFEGPLGIPSYTHLRQLLNESLDCASD encoded by the coding sequence ATGACCCGCGCAGAAGCCCGCCGCAGTCAGCCGTCACCTCGCCTGCCCACCTCCATCCAGAGAATCCTGGCCCTGCCCGCGCAGGACGGACGCGTCTTCGCTCCCGCCGACATTCGCGTGGAGCCCAGCGATGTCTTCGTGGCGTCGTTTCCCAAGTGCGGCACCACGTGGATGCAGCAAATCGTCCACGGGCTGCGCTCGGGGGGCTCCATGGACTTCGAGGAGATCTCCCTCGTCGTCCCGTGGCTGGAGTGTCCGCCGATTCCGGGGCTGGACCTCGGAGGTCCCCAGGTCGCAAGGCCCCGCGCCTTCAAGTCCCACCTGCGCTGGGACGACATCCCCAAGGGGGGCCGGTACATCTACATCACGCGCGCGCCCGCGGACGCCTTCGTGTCCTTCTACTACTTCCTCAGCGGCTGGATGTTCGAGCCCGACGCCTTCAGCCTGGAGGACATCTACGAGGGCGTCTTCGTGAATGACCTGCTCTTCGGCACCTACTGGGAGCACCTGCGCTCCTGGTGGCAGGTGCGCGAGCGCGAGGACGTGCTGCTCATGACCTACGAGGACCTGATTCAGGACCTGGAGGGCTCGGTCCGCCGCATCGGCGCGTTCATGGGGCTGAGCGTGGATGACGCCCTCGCCGCGACGGTGACACGCCAGGCCACCTTCGCGTTCATGCACGCGCACGAGCGCCAGTTCGATGACCACCCCACGACCGCGATTCTCAACACGCTCGCGGAATTGCCCCCCGACGTCCGCACCACGAAGGTCCGCACCGGCCGCATCGGCGACTCGGCGCGGCTGCCCGCCTCCATCCACGCGGCGCTCGACTCCGCGTGGCGTGAGCACTTCGAAGGACCGCTGGGCATCCCCAGCTACACACACCTGAGGCAACTGCTGAACGAGTCCCTCGACTGCGCCAGCGATTAG
- a CDS encoding helix-turn-helix domain-containing protein: MGKKTSQGECPVGRAVDVFGDEWSLLIVRDVFDGLRRFGELQKNLGMAKNILASRLRKLVEHGVLEVVPASDGSAFHEYALTAKGRDLFQVIVAMRQWGEAHCFEPGEPHSILVDTRSGRPVPRMELHAKDGRRIESTDAVVRKVSEQKPRVKR, translated from the coding sequence ATGGGGAAGAAGACGAGCCAGGGCGAGTGCCCCGTCGGGCGGGCGGTGGACGTGTTCGGGGATGAGTGGTCGCTGCTCATCGTCCGTGACGTGTTCGATGGCCTGCGCCGCTTCGGCGAGCTTCAGAAGAACCTGGGCATGGCCAAGAACATCCTCGCGTCCAGGCTGCGCAAGCTCGTCGAGCACGGCGTCCTGGAGGTGGTGCCCGCGTCCGACGGGAGCGCGTTCCACGAGTACGCCCTGACGGCCAAGGGCCGGGACTTGTTCCAGGTCATCGTGGCGATGAGGCAGTGGGGAGAGGCGCACTGCTTCGAGCCGGGCGAGCCCCACTCCATCCTCGTGGACACACGGAGCGGGCGCCCGGTGCCTCGAATGGAACTGCACGCGAAGGACGGCCGGCGCATCGAGTCCACGGACGCCGTGGTCAGGAAGGTCTCCGAGCAGAAGCCTCGCGTGAAGCGGTGA
- a CDS encoding MFS transporter, whose product MDVRAEQVMGERGTGLSRAVTFLLAAACGLAVANVYYAQPLLDAMAAELGLREATVGIVVTVTQVGYGLGLLLVVPLGDLVERRRLVTLQMSLSVVALGVVSLAPTVAVLLMGMAAVGLFAVVTQVLVAFSATLATPAERGRVVGTVTSGVVLGILLARTVAGFVSDLAGWRAVYGVSAVATLLVAVALFRVLPREQARSRLTYLELLRSVLTLFVEERELRVRAVLALLSFASFTTLWTPLVLLLGAPPHSLSHSEVGLFGLAGMAGALGASRAGRLADRGLGDRTSLAALALLLVSWAPIGAAPSSLWALGLGIITLDLAIQALHVTGQSELYAVRPEARSRLVAGYMMFYSLGSGAGSLASTVVFSRWGWTGVCVQGAALSAVALVFWACSRKRR is encoded by the coding sequence GTGGACGTGCGAGCGGAGCAGGTGATGGGAGAGCGGGGGACCGGGCTGTCGCGTGCCGTCACCTTCCTGCTCGCGGCGGCATGTGGGCTGGCGGTGGCGAACGTGTACTACGCGCAGCCGTTGTTGGACGCGATGGCGGCGGAGCTGGGGTTGCGCGAGGCCACGGTGGGCATCGTCGTGACGGTGACGCAGGTGGGGTACGGCCTAGGGTTGTTGCTGGTGGTGCCGCTGGGGGACCTGGTGGAGCGCAGGCGCCTGGTCACCTTGCAGATGTCATTGTCGGTGGTGGCGCTGGGGGTGGTGAGTCTGGCGCCCACGGTGGCGGTGCTGCTCATGGGCATGGCGGCGGTGGGTTTGTTCGCGGTCGTCACGCAGGTGTTGGTGGCGTTCTCCGCGACGCTGGCGACTCCCGCCGAGCGCGGACGGGTGGTCGGCACGGTGACGAGCGGCGTGGTGCTGGGCATCCTCTTGGCGCGCACGGTGGCGGGCTTCGTGTCGGACCTCGCGGGGTGGCGCGCGGTGTATGGCGTCTCCGCCGTGGCGACGCTGCTGGTGGCCGTGGCCCTCTTCCGGGTCCTCCCTCGCGAGCAGGCGCGGAGCCGGTTGACCTATCTGGAGCTCTTGCGCTCGGTGCTCACGTTGTTCGTGGAGGAGCGCGAGTTGAGGGTGCGCGCGGTGCTCGCGCTCCTGTCGTTCGCCTCGTTCACCACGCTGTGGACACCGCTGGTGCTCTTGCTCGGTGCGCCGCCGCATTCGCTGTCGCACTCGGAGGTGGGGCTGTTCGGCCTGGCGGGAATGGCGGGGGCGCTGGGGGCCTCGCGTGCGGGGCGGCTGGCGGACCGAGGGCTGGGGGACAGGACGAGCCTCGCCGCGCTCGCCTTGCTGCTGGTGTCATGGGCGCCCATCGGTGCGGCGCCGTCGTCCTTGTGGGCGCTGGGCCTGGGCATCATCACCCTGGACCTGGCCATCCAGGCCTTGCACGTCACGGGGCAGAGTGAGCTGTACGCGGTGCGTCCAGAGGCTCGCAGCCGTCTGGTCGCGGGCTACATGATGTTCTATTCGCTCGGCAGCGGCGCGGGCTCGCTGGCCTCGACCGTGGTGTTCTCGAGGTGGGGCTGGACGGGGGTGTGCGTGCAAGGCGCGGCCCTGTCGGCGGTGGCCCTGGTGTTCTGGGCCTGCTCGCGGAAACGAAGATGA
- a CDS encoding BamA/TamA family outer membrane protein — MALSLLALIVVPLALTPQQVEPAPGTPAPEVASASSEPPPSDAAAPEEDADDAPVPAQAPALSQGHYEEALIAESLARHGREVEPSPEGKVLTEVLIDTEEVVAESDPYPNFLNLFHVRTREEVVRREVLLAQGAPYSLQLADETARNLRALRLFSVVRVVPLKGKTPGTVTLLVVTKDLWSLRLNSDFSAVGSLLQYLRLQGTEQNLLGRGKKLAVDFTLRLDTLSFGQSYTDPRLLGSRWSLTESAAIIVGRESGKAEGSRGSLSVSRPLFSLSTPWSVATSIAWNVETNRIYRGADIWQLPFPDGEPVPYVYRTEEVAGSAAYTRSLGLRYKWNVSGGVGAYHYAYNPPTSSNLSEAQADWFRRNYLPRAEDAGYVLLALRAFEARYEVLRDVDSYVLSEDYQLGHWVSATVRYAPPVFRDDAHFAEAGLAARYRWRWGEALTTVSAAGAIRRQLGEGAEWNNRHWAAELTQVSPKVLGGRFVARGLLDVNIDDLFDRITLLGGGNGLRGAPADEYSGKRMLLVNVEYRTAPVVIKTVHVGGVLFVDSGSAFNDRPDMVTSVGVGLRVLFPQFNVVPFRLDFGYVLNGERPPVGSRFSFAGGQLTDLRPSFLDSPL; from the coding sequence GTGGCCCTCTCCCTGCTGGCCCTCATCGTTGTTCCTCTCGCCTTGACGCCGCAGCAGGTGGAGCCCGCTCCGGGGACACCCGCTCCGGAGGTCGCGTCTGCGTCCTCGGAACCACCGCCCAGCGACGCGGCTGCTCCGGAGGAGGACGCGGATGATGCGCCCGTGCCCGCGCAGGCTCCGGCGCTCTCCCAGGGCCATTACGAGGAAGCGCTCATCGCCGAGTCGCTGGCGCGTCACGGCCGAGAAGTGGAGCCCTCGCCCGAGGGCAAGGTGCTGACCGAGGTGCTCATCGACACCGAAGAGGTGGTGGCCGAGAGCGACCCGTATCCGAACTTCCTCAACCTCTTCCACGTGCGCACGCGTGAGGAGGTCGTCCGCCGCGAGGTGCTGCTCGCCCAGGGGGCGCCCTACTCGTTGCAACTGGCCGACGAGACGGCGCGCAACCTGCGTGCGCTTCGTCTGTTCTCCGTCGTTCGGGTGGTCCCTCTGAAGGGGAAGACTCCGGGGACGGTGACGTTGCTCGTGGTCACCAAGGACCTCTGGTCGCTGCGGCTCAACAGCGACTTCTCCGCGGTGGGGTCGCTGCTCCAGTACCTCCGATTGCAAGGCACGGAGCAGAACCTCCTGGGCCGAGGCAAGAAGCTGGCGGTCGACTTCACGCTTCGCCTGGACACGTTGAGCTTCGGGCAGAGCTACACGGACCCTCGGCTCCTGGGGAGTCGTTGGTCGCTGACCGAATCCGCGGCCATCATCGTCGGCCGCGAGAGTGGAAAGGCAGAGGGCTCTCGCGGGAGTCTGTCCGTCAGTCGCCCGCTCTTCTCGCTCTCCACCCCGTGGAGCGTGGCCACGTCCATCGCGTGGAACGTGGAGACCAACCGCATCTACCGTGGCGCGGACATCTGGCAGCTCCCGTTTCCCGACGGCGAGCCCGTGCCCTATGTGTACCGGACGGAGGAGGTGGCGGGTTCGGCCGCGTACACGCGTTCGTTGGGGCTTCGCTACAAATGGAACGTGAGCGGTGGCGTGGGCGCGTACCACTACGCCTACAACCCGCCCACGTCATCGAACTTGAGCGAGGCCCAGGCCGACTGGTTCCGCCGCAACTACCTGCCGCGCGCGGAGGACGCGGGCTATGTGTTGCTGGCCCTGCGCGCGTTCGAGGCTCGCTACGAGGTGCTTCGCGATGTGGACTCGTATGTCCTGTCCGAGGACTACCAGTTGGGGCACTGGGTCTCCGCGACGGTGCGCTACGCGCCGCCCGTGTTCAGGGACGATGCGCACTTCGCGGAGGCGGGGCTCGCCGCTCGCTACCGATGGCGATGGGGCGAGGCGCTCACCACCGTGTCCGCCGCGGGTGCCATCCGCCGGCAGTTGGGGGAAGGCGCCGAGTGGAACAACCGCCATTGGGCGGCGGAGTTGACGCAGGTGTCGCCCAAGGTGCTGGGGGGACGCTTCGTGGCGCGCGGACTGTTGGATGTGAACATCGACGACCTGTTCGACCGCATCACGTTGCTGGGCGGTGGCAATGGCCTGCGGGGTGCTCCGGCGGATGAGTACTCCGGCAAGCGGATGTTGCTGGTGAATGTGGAGTACCGCACCGCGCCCGTGGTCATCAAAACCGTGCACGTGGGCGGTGTGCTCTTCGTTGATTCGGGCAGCGCGTTCAACGACAGGCCGGACATGGTGACGTCCGTGGGCGTGGGTTTGCGCGTGTTGTTCCCGCAGTTCAACGTCGTGCCCTTCCGGCTCGACTTCGGCTACGTGCTCAATGGGGAGCGTCCGCCCGTGGGCAGCCGGTTCTCGTTCGCGGGTGGCCAGCTCACCGACTTGCGGCCGAGCTTCCTCGACTCGCCGCTGTAG
- a CDS encoding DPP IV N-terminal domain-containing protein translates to MRHVLTAALLFVSAPAFAQEVKPLLMSPTERSQDTFLRQLAETRNFSSGRPVGVKVTPDEKQVLFLRTQPTSNVQTLYAFDVATGQTKEVLTPEAILKGSEETLTPEEKARRERMRVSARGFTTFQISEDGARLLVPLSGRLYVVERASGKVTELKTGPGVLDPRFSKDGKQVAYVRDNDVYRITVDANKEQRVTKGGSAEKSNGVAEFVAQEEMGRFSGYWWSPDGKQVAYTESDTSEVEKLTIVDVMHPERGGEVFAYPRPGKANAKVRLGVTPVTGGKTTWVKWDAAKYPYLATVTWPKGGPLTVLVQNRQQTEQQLLAVDPATGKSRELLVEKDSAWLNLEQDFPLWLEDGSGFLWYTERNGGPEVEMRKADGSLERSLVKPDAGFRGLARFVQKDRTLYFTGGPNPTQSALWRVKDGGAPERATGSKAEGIETGYASTEGGVLVVNTSSLKTMNKTQILRADGTRLGELPEVAQEPPFVPNTELRQVGPKGFWASITRPRDFKPGKKLPVIVEVYGGPTTTVVHHSMAAHLMAQWMADQGFLVVKFDGRGTPLRGHDWERAVKFDFVTATLDDQAEAIQELAKVMPEVDIKRVGIQGWSFGGYMAALAALKRPDVFKASVAGAPVVDWTDYDTHYTERYLGVPQENPEAYEKSSLLTYAKKDAPIGKLLLIHGTADDNVYFFHTLKLSDALFRAGKPHELLPLSGLTHMVPDPLVKERQWEIVINHFKKNL, encoded by the coding sequence ATGCGCCACGTCCTTACCGCCGCGCTCCTGTTCGTGAGCGCGCCTGCCTTCGCCCAGGAAGTAAAGCCCCTCCTCATGTCCCCCACGGAGCGTTCTCAAGACACCTTCCTTCGGCAGCTCGCGGAGACGCGTAACTTCTCGAGCGGCCGCCCCGTCGGCGTGAAGGTGACGCCGGACGAGAAGCAGGTCCTCTTCCTGCGCACCCAGCCCACCTCCAACGTGCAGACGCTCTACGCGTTCGACGTGGCGACCGGGCAGACGAAGGAGGTCCTCACCCCGGAGGCCATCCTCAAGGGCTCCGAGGAAACCCTCACCCCCGAGGAGAAGGCCCGCCGTGAGCGCATGCGCGTCAGCGCCCGTGGCTTCACGACGTTCCAGATTTCCGAGGACGGCGCGCGCCTGCTCGTCCCCCTGTCTGGCCGCCTCTACGTGGTGGAGCGCGCCTCGGGCAAGGTGACGGAGCTCAAGACGGGCCCCGGCGTGTTGGACCCGCGCTTCTCCAAGGACGGCAAGCAGGTCGCCTACGTCCGAGACAACGACGTCTACCGAATCACCGTGGACGCCAACAAGGAGCAGCGGGTCACCAAGGGCGGCTCCGCGGAGAAGTCCAACGGCGTGGCCGAGTTCGTCGCCCAGGAGGAGATGGGGCGCTTCTCCGGCTACTGGTGGAGCCCGGACGGCAAGCAGGTCGCGTACACGGAGTCCGACACCTCCGAGGTCGAGAAGCTCACCATCGTCGACGTGATGCACCCCGAGCGCGGCGGCGAGGTCTTCGCCTATCCGCGCCCCGGCAAGGCCAACGCGAAGGTGCGCCTGGGCGTCACCCCTGTCACGGGCGGCAAGACGACGTGGGTGAAGTGGGACGCGGCGAAGTACCCGTACCTGGCCACCGTGACGTGGCCCAAGGGCGGCCCGCTCACCGTGCTGGTGCAGAACCGCCAGCAGACCGAGCAGCAGCTGCTCGCCGTGGACCCCGCCACCGGCAAGTCGCGGGAGCTCCTGGTGGAGAAGGACTCCGCCTGGCTCAACCTGGAGCAGGACTTCCCGCTGTGGCTGGAGGATGGCTCGGGCTTCCTCTGGTACACCGAGCGCAACGGTGGCCCCGAAGTGGAGATGCGCAAGGCGGACGGCTCGCTGGAGCGCAGCCTGGTGAAGCCGGATGCGGGCTTCCGCGGCCTGGCGCGCTTCGTCCAGAAGGACCGCACGCTGTACTTCACCGGCGGCCCCAACCCCACGCAGAGCGCCCTGTGGCGCGTGAAGGACGGCGGCGCGCCGGAGCGTGCGACGGGCAGCAAGGCGGAGGGAATCGAGACGGGCTACGCCTCCACCGAGGGCGGAGTGCTCGTGGTCAACACCTCCAGCCTGAAGACCATGAACAAGACCCAGATTCTGCGCGCGGACGGCACGCGCCTGGGCGAGCTGCCGGAGGTGGCGCAGGAGCCGCCCTTCGTCCCCAACACCGAGCTGCGGCAGGTGGGCCCCAAGGGCTTCTGGGCCTCCATCACCCGCCCGCGCGACTTCAAGCCCGGCAAGAAGCTGCCCGTCATCGTCGAGGTGTACGGCGGCCCCACCACCACCGTCGTGCACCACAGCATGGCGGCGCACCTCATGGCGCAGTGGATGGCGGACCAGGGCTTCCTCGTCGTGAAGTTCGACGGGCGCGGCACCCCGCTGCGCGGCCACGACTGGGAGCGCGCGGTGAAGTTCGACTTCGTCACCGCCACGCTGGATGACCAGGCCGAGGCCATCCAGGAGCTTGCCAAGGTGATGCCCGAGGTCGACATCAAGCGCGTGGGCATCCAGGGCTGGAGCTTCGGTGGCTACATGGCCGCGCTCGCCGCCCTCAAGCGTCCGGATGTCTTCAAGGCCTCCGTCGCCGGCGCGCCCGTGGTGGATTGGACCGACTACGACACGCACTACACCGAGCGTTACCTGGGCGTGCCCCAGGAGAACCCGGAGGCGTACGAGAAGAGCTCGCTGCTCACGTACGCGAAGAAGGACGCGCCCATCGGCAAGCTGCTGCTCATCCACGGCACCGCGGACGACAACGTCTACTTCTTCCACACGCTCAAGCTCAGCGACGCGCTCTTCCGCGCGGGCAAGCCACACGAGCTGTTGCCCCTCAGCGGCCTGACGCACATGGTCCCCGACCCTCTGGTGAAGGAGCGCCAGTGGGAGATTGTCATCAACCACTTCAAGAAGAACCTGTAA
- a CDS encoding cold-shock protein produces MATGTVKWFNDAKGFGFITQDGGGEDVFCHHTAINMDGFRTLAEGQKVEFEVTRGPKGLQAQNVRAA; encoded by the coding sequence ATGGCAACCGGTACCGTGAAGTGGTTCAACGACGCGAAGGGCTTCGGCTTCATCACCCAGGACGGCGGGGGCGAGGACGTTTTCTGCCACCACACCGCCATCAACATGGATGGCTTCCGCACCCTCGCCGAGGGTCAGAAGGTGGAGTTCGAAGTGACGCGCGGCCCCAAGGGCCTTCAGGCGCAGAACGTCCGCGCGGCCTGA